One region of Flavobacterium pisciphilum genomic DNA includes:
- a CDS encoding transposase: MSSLLTNQAKKVMAERMFVEDGMTAKAIAEQLDVSEQTLSKWRKGKEGEKSWDDKRAEMLASPHKIKEILLKELILVAGGEKSKVDADALAKINKVIESLSDKISVQVVFSVFKEFDNWMADQDPKTAILFTEWHKQFLLYKINLEG; this comes from the coding sequence AAAAGTAATGGCCGAACGAATGTTTGTTGAAGACGGAATGACGGCAAAAGCTATTGCTGAACAATTAGACGTATCTGAACAAACATTATCAAAATGGAGAAAAGGAAAAGAAGGAGAAAAGTCTTGGGATGATAAACGTGCTGAAATGTTGGCCTCGCCACATAAGATTAAAGAGATTTTATTAAAAGAGCTAATTCTTGTAGCAGGTGGTGAAAAATCGAAAGTAGATGCTGATGCTTTAGCAAAAATTAATAAGGTGATTGAAAGTCTTTCCGATAAAATTAGCGTTCAAGTGGTCTTTTCCGTTTTTAAAGAATTTGATAACTGGATGGCAGATCAAGACCCAAAAACAGCAATCTTATTTACTGAATGGCACAAACAATTTTTATTATATAAAATTAATCTTGAAGGCTAA
- a CDS encoding phage protein Gp36 family protein codes for MSRFIKDSDYAVLIRTEIKNILLENYSETKLLSAEQMAISQIKNYLAGRYDVGLIFTPPLEPVEGENPGNQIDTRNAHIVMITIDCALYHLYCSIAPNKIPEHRNNRYQDVMEWLKLIAEGKGYADLPLIKDETTGEVKDNFRLSSNNKASNNKW; via the coding sequence ATGAGCCGATTTATAAAAGATAGTGATTACGCCGTACTAATTCGTACCGAAATTAAAAACATTTTACTTGAAAATTATAGTGAAACCAAGCTTTTAAGCGCTGAGCAAATGGCGATTTCTCAAATCAAAAACTATTTAGCGGGGCGTTATGATGTAGGATTGATTTTTACACCTCCTTTAGAACCTGTTGAAGGTGAAAACCCGGGCAATCAAATTGACACCCGAAACGCTCATATTGTGATGATCACTATTGATTGTGCATTGTACCATTTATATTGTTCAATTGCTCCAAATAAGATTCCTGAACATCGCAACAATCGATATCAAGATGTTATGGAATGGCTCAAATTGATAGCAGAAGGTAAAGGCTATGCAGACCTTCCACTAATCAAGGACGAAACTACAGGAGAAGTTAAAGACAATTTTAGATTATCAAGTAACAACAAAGCTTCTAATAACAAATGGTAG
- a CDS encoding phage portal protein family protein translates to MRKNTNKLLNNRNKGFFSPVAKSDTQPVKSVKRADAIIMQVAKAYKDRSRKDIQSWRTALMAIDHIDTPRYNRYFDLVDDLKTDGTLVKNVILRKTATLSVGFQIRNSKTGEINQLATKLFNQKWFYRYLSLELDAIIFGTRLLEFLEFNGKRIKISVLPSRNLVPSQKRFYPDLSKDKSFIQYDSEENKPWVLELNQDDSLGLINNIIPNLIWKKNVAQAWAEFCEKFGMPLISATTNNNNAAHIDNVEKQLLALAEASVGVFPEGTTVKFDEANRTDAYNVYSKFIEHNTTEISGVLVGSNTIGNNEANRSNTEVHERSLDFKISQSDRRDIGFNINDELLTLLKIQGYNYISDDDEFEWIESKEEIDLNKFWEIVKGFMEEYDVDEEWLSKTFSIPIIGKKKSPNPTLTENTSNAVALFKMPNYPVSTCCPGYEFPTAVAKPKNLEDLTNRLLEALWKNEDTKGIEGNLIVEEALQLVQGLKSGYGAITGYNTPDSLAYQMMEYNLFEFSASKTEARLATMTDLLIDQEKNQIRSEADFKKLANEKIKDLNQNYLTTEYNLSVAVGQNSAAYQRFLSEKDTVTSYVQYQTAGDSKVRNEHAKLDGKIFNLSDREAMKLFPPNGPGCRCEFIQYNRTPQAGEVMSGKVAQEMLDAENANWSKSQFNLNRGDLKEVFTKSQFYSDIKGLPKKLNDMTFDKYDLPKWSEFKSDLNTISLDESITTENVKELFKKDKSGAFMGFKDYYGRKMVLAEKNFEFHTKGKYIKPNENRHQLFPHIKDILNQPDEVWYNTQDKLDGKFQSRYLKFYNDKIIVIDCEMSNKGLEVKTWYEAKKEDLNLRKGLLIRNSKK, encoded by the coding sequence ATGAGAAAGAATACAAACAAACTACTTAACAACCGAAATAAGGGCTTTTTTTCGCCCGTTGCAAAATCTGACACTCAACCTGTAAAATCAGTAAAGCGTGCGGATGCAATCATTATGCAAGTTGCAAAAGCATATAAAGACAGAAGTAGAAAAGATATCCAATCTTGGAGAACAGCACTTATGGCAATCGACCATATTGACACACCAAGGTATAATCGTTATTTTGATTTAGTAGATGATTTAAAAACAGACGGAACTCTTGTGAAAAATGTAATTCTTAGAAAGACCGCTACGTTAAGTGTTGGATTTCAAATAAGAAATAGTAAGACGGGAGAAATAAACCAATTGGCCACTAAGCTTTTTAATCAGAAATGGTTTTATCGTTATCTGAGTCTTGAACTAGACGCTATTATTTTCGGAACAAGATTACTCGAATTTTTAGAGTTTAATGGCAAAAGAATTAAAATATCTGTTTTGCCATCTAGAAATTTAGTTCCTAGTCAGAAAAGGTTTTACCCTGATTTATCCAAAGACAAATCTTTCATTCAATATGATTCTGAAGAAAATAAGCCATGGGTTTTGGAATTAAACCAAGATGATTCTTTAGGTCTTATAAATAACATCATTCCCAATCTTATCTGGAAAAAAAATGTAGCACAAGCTTGGGCTGAATTTTGTGAAAAATTTGGAATGCCTTTAATATCTGCTACCACAAATAACAATAATGCAGCACATATTGATAATGTTGAAAAGCAATTGTTAGCATTAGCAGAAGCTTCTGTGGGTGTATTTCCTGAAGGAACAACTGTCAAGTTTGATGAGGCCAACAGAACGGATGCTTACAATGTTTACTCAAAATTTATTGAACACAATACTACTGAAATTTCGGGTGTTTTGGTTGGTTCTAATACTATTGGAAATAATGAAGCAAATCGTTCCAACACAGAAGTACATGAACGCTCATTAGATTTCAAAATTAGTCAATCCGACCGTAGAGATATAGGCTTTAATATCAATGATGAACTATTGACCTTATTGAAAATTCAAGGCTATAACTACATTTCTGATGATGACGAATTTGAATGGATTGAAAGCAAGGAGGAAATTGATCTAAATAAATTTTGGGAAATCGTTAAAGGCTTTATGGAGGAATATGATGTTGACGAGGAATGGCTATCTAAAACTTTTAGCATCCCTATTATCGGTAAAAAAAAAAGCCCCAACCCAACTTTAACGGAGAATACGAGTAATGCTGTAGCATTATTTAAAATGCCAAATTATCCAGTTTCGACATGTTGCCCTGGATACGAATTTCCAACAGCTGTAGCTAAGCCAAAAAACTTAGAGGATTTAACTAATAGACTACTTGAAGCCCTTTGGAAAAACGAAGATACTAAAGGCATTGAAGGTAATTTGATTGTTGAAGAAGCTTTACAATTAGTACAAGGTTTAAAATCCGGTTATGGCGCAATTACCGGTTACAATACTCCGGATTCCTTAGCCTATCAAATGATGGAATATAACTTGTTTGAGTTTTCAGCATCGAAGACAGAAGCACGTTTAGCTACAATGACCGATTTGCTAATTGACCAGGAGAAAAACCAAATCAGATCAGAAGCTGATTTTAAGAAACTGGCTAATGAAAAAATCAAAGATTTAAATCAAAACTATTTAACAACTGAATATAATCTATCGGTTGCAGTCGGTCAAAATTCAGCAGCATATCAACGATTTTTATCTGAAAAGGATACAGTTACATCGTACGTTCAATATCAAACTGCAGGAGATTCTAAGGTGCGAAATGAACACGCTAAATTGGATGGTAAAATTTTCAATTTAAGTGATCGTGAAGCTATGAAGTTATTTCCGCCAAATGGTCCGGGTTGTCGTTGTGAGTTTATACAATATAATCGCACTCCACAAGCAGGCGAAGTAATGAGCGGTAAAGTAGCTCAGGAAATGCTTGACGCTGAAAATGCGAACTGGTCAAAAAGTCAATTCAATCTTAACCGTGGTGATTTGAAAGAAGTGTTTACTAAATCTCAATTCTACAGCGATATAAAAGGACTTCCAAAAAAGTTAAATGATATGACGTTCGATAAATATGATTTACCTAAATGGAGTGAATTTAAATCTGATTTAAACACTATTTCACTTGACGAAAGCATTACAACAGAAAACGTAAAGGAACTGTTTAAAAAGGATAAATCCGGGGCATTTATGGGTTTTAAAGATTACTATGGTCGTAAGATGGTTTTAGCTGAAAAGAATTTTGAATTTCATACAAAAGGAAAGTATATAAAACCGAACGAAAACAGACATCAACTATTCCCACATATCAAAGATATATTGAACCAACCTGACGAAGTTTGGTATAATACTCAGGATAAATTAGACGGCAAATTTCAGTCCAGGTACTTGAAGTTTTACAATGATAAAATTATAGTAATTGATTGCGAAATGTCGAACAAAGGTCTAGAAGTTAAAACGTGGTATGAAGCAAAAAAAGAAGACCTAAACTTGCGCAAAGGTCTTCTTATTAGGAACTCGAAAAAATAA
- a CDS encoding phage tail tape measure protein, giving the protein MAKKSKLELMMELGDKMFNNKLSQVQAKLSSATEKMEGKLKSFNMSQIKIFSNIGEAFDPVKINQMSELFDKVSESLDFTKEINNTKTALQQMDVSNLEEVNKKVHQISKVYGEDSLEIAKSANAMTKQLGGTFESNLAILEAGYQKGANLNGDMLDQFKEYSPQIRELGLDASQMLAIMSNAGKQGIFSDKAIDSIKEANLSLKEMGPTQVDALKGIGLSVKDLAGKTSFEAVQMISKAMEGATAQAKQLALTDIFKGAGEDAGMSFILGLGTMELDPNKIESFKQADEGLKTWIANLQTSIADGVGAWMPAIEAFGSGASTINEITGLFGGMYDIMKSLGWTTKIATAAQWLWNIALNANPVSLIVIGIAALIGIIVLAINKWDEWGAALMLFLGPIGMVVGAFKSVYDHWESIKKAFETDGIIGGLKRIGLVLLDALLKPLQQILELAAKIDPTGLAQKGLDKIKQFRELNNLVTPGEKAARTATKSATENKPQSPLLKPPVIDGKLAPDGKKKKQGDDLNRVAGSANQIRKIDIRIDSFNKGGINVAQSAYEGMTKDDVEAWFKEMMRRVMINAETA; this is encoded by the coding sequence ATGGCTAAAAAATCAAAATTAGAGTTGATGATGGAGCTTGGCGATAAGATGTTTAATAACAAATTATCTCAGGTTCAGGCAAAGCTTTCTAGTGCCACAGAAAAAATGGAAGGCAAGTTAAAAAGTTTTAACATGTCACAAATTAAAATTTTTTCCAATATTGGCGAAGCGTTTGACCCGGTTAAGATAAATCAAATGTCTGAACTATTCGACAAGGTTTCCGAATCATTAGACTTTACTAAAGAGATCAATAATACTAAGACAGCTTTACAGCAAATGGATGTGAGCAATTTAGAGGAAGTGAATAAAAAAGTACATCAAATTAGTAAGGTTTATGGTGAGGACAGCTTAGAAATTGCAAAATCTGCCAATGCAATGACCAAACAGCTTGGAGGAACTTTTGAAAGCAATTTAGCCATACTTGAAGCCGGTTATCAAAAAGGTGCAAATCTTAATGGAGATATGCTTGACCAATTTAAGGAATACAGCCCGCAAATTCGAGAGCTTGGTTTAGATGCGTCACAAATGTTAGCCATCATGTCTAATGCAGGAAAACAGGGCATATTTTCAGATAAGGCAATTGATTCTATTAAGGAGGCTAATTTATCGCTTAAAGAAATGGGACCCACTCAGGTCGATGCTTTAAAAGGTATCGGATTAAGTGTAAAAGATTTAGCCGGAAAAACTTCATTTGAGGCCGTTCAAATGATTTCTAAAGCTATGGAAGGAGCAACAGCTCAGGCAAAGCAATTAGCTTTAACAGATATTTTTAAAGGGGCTGGTGAAGATGCGGGAATGAGTTTTATTTTAGGGTTGGGAACTATGGAACTTGACCCTAACAAAATAGAATCGTTTAAACAAGCTGATGAAGGTTTAAAAACATGGATAGCTAATTTACAAACTTCAATAGCTGATGGAGTGGGTGCATGGATGCCGGCAATTGAAGCATTTGGTTCAGGTGCAAGCACTATAAACGAAATTACAGGATTATTTGGCGGTATGTATGACATTATGAAATCGCTTGGATGGACAACCAAAATTGCTACTGCAGCCCAATGGCTTTGGAACATTGCATTAAATGCCAATCCAGTAAGTTTAATTGTTATCGGAATCGCTGCTTTAATTGGAATTATTGTTCTCGCTATAAATAAATGGGACGAATGGGGAGCGGCGTTAATGTTATTTTTGGGGCCAATTGGAATGGTCGTAGGTGCTTTTAAATCAGTTTATGATCATTGGGAAAGCATTAAAAAGGCTTTCGAAACTGATGGAATTATAGGAGGCTTAAAAAGAATAGGACTTGTTTTATTAGATGCTTTATTGAAGCCATTACAACAAATTTTGGAATTAGCTGCAAAAATAGATCCGACTGGTTTAGCTCAAAAAGGCCTTGATAAAATCAAACAATTTAGAGAGTTAAACAATCTAGTTACACCAGGAGAAAAAGCTGCTAGAACAGCTACAAAATCAGCAACAGAAAACAAACCACAAAGCCCGTTATTAAAACCGCCGGTTATTGATGGCAAGCTAGCTCCCGATGGCAAAAAGAAAAAACAAGGCGATGATTTAAACAGAGTTGCCGGTTCTGCTAATCAAATACGTAAAATAGATATCCGTATTGACTCATTCAATAAAGGCGGAATAAATGTGGCTCAAAGTGCTTATGAAGGTATGACCAAAGATGATGTCGAAGCGTGGTTTAAAGAAATGATGAGACGTGTAATGATTAACGCTGAAACAGCTTAG
- a CDS encoding phage virion morphogenesis protein, producing the protein MQDFIVKLNRLSKLYKRFPEMAAIEAVNFSKERFVRKNWVDKSVSRWKPRKPSPEWHTDAQKKAAARGSLMVKSGRLKRSIRKIKVTRNSVTIGTDVPYAEVHNEGAVINQTITVKTHSRKRKGRTETVKAHRRKRKMTIPERRFIGESALLLRRIERLVQKEINEILK; encoded by the coding sequence ATGCAGGATTTTATAGTTAAACTTAACAGATTATCAAAGCTCTACAAAAGATTCCCTGAAATGGCCGCTATTGAAGCGGTCAATTTCAGTAAGGAAAGATTTGTTCGTAAAAATTGGGTTGATAAAAGTGTTAGTCGTTGGAAACCTCGAAAACCATCACCTGAATGGCATACCGATGCACAAAAAAAAGCTGCTGCACGTGGTTCATTAATGGTAAAGTCTGGACGTTTGAAACGTTCGATTAGAAAAATAAAGGTGACCAGGAATAGTGTAACAATTGGTACTGATGTTCCTTATGCTGAAGTACATAATGAAGGTGCGGTTATTAACCAGACAATCACAGTAAAAACGCATAGCAGAAAGCGCAAAGGACGTACTGAAACGGTAAAAGCACACAGAAGAAAAAGAAAAATGACAATACCGGAAAGGCGTTTTATCGGTGAGTCCGCATTGCTTTTAAGAAGAATTGAGAGATTAGTCCAAAAGGAAATAAATGAAATTTTAAAATAG
- a CDS encoding DUF3850 domain-containing protein codes for MEHELKIHPEHYKNVLLGLKKVEVRKNDRNYQEYDILILNEYDPKTKKYTGCQVIRKVDFIVKNIEGLDPQYVVLQMSKPL; via the coding sequence ATGGAACATGAATTAAAAATTCATCCTGAACACTACAAAAATGTACTGTTGGGATTAAAGAAAGTAGAAGTCCGAAAAAATGATCGGAATTATCAGGAATACGACATTCTTATTCTTAATGAATATGACCCTAAAACCAAAAAATATACCGGTTGTCAGGTTATCCGAAAAGTAGATTTCATTGTTAAAAACATTGAAGGATTAGACCCTCAATATGTGGTATTACAAATGTCAAAACCTTTATAA
- a CDS encoding DNA translocase FtsK, whose protein sequence is MEHDELLDEAIKFAKENGKIRTTLLQIKFKLGYNRANKIMKQMEDLEILDKENKGEFYLDRIVIS, encoded by the coding sequence ATGGAACATGACGAACTACTAGATGAGGCTATAAAATTTGCTAAGGAAAACGGCAAAATTAGAACTACACTTTTGCAGATAAAATTTAAGTTAGGATACAATAGAGCTAACAAAATAATGAAGCAAATGGAAGATCTTGAAATACTAGATAAAGAGAATAAAGGAGAGTTTTATTTAGATAGAATTGTTATCTCTTAA
- a CDS encoding DUF3164 family protein — protein MENKITHTAKDLKWIDESGTVIPFNRITPTEKLFERSSAKLIKGALALNKQLSDFKKMIQELSAEAFEAFMKSKELAKESKGNFTWYNFNRSIKIEVSNSEPIKFDDLTILAAKDYLDQFLNENIESKNEFVKDMITDAFSTQRNGQLDVKQVLKITKYKVRVGNELFTKACDCISEAIRRPSSKTYFRIWLKDENGKYQNIDLNISSL, from the coding sequence ATGGAGAATAAAATCACACACACAGCAAAGGATTTAAAATGGATTGACGAATCAGGAACCGTTATTCCTTTTAATCGAATTACACCAACTGAAAAGTTATTCGAACGCTCATCAGCTAAGTTAATCAAAGGAGCTTTGGCATTAAACAAGCAATTGTCAGATTTCAAAAAGATGATACAGGAGTTATCAGCTGAAGCTTTTGAAGCCTTTATGAAATCTAAAGAATTAGCTAAGGAATCAAAAGGAAATTTCACCTGGTACAACTTTAACAGAAGTATCAAAATTGAAGTATCTAACTCTGAACCAATCAAGTTTGATGACTTAACCATTTTAGCTGCTAAGGATTATTTAGATCAGTTTTTAAATGAGAACATCGAAAGTAAAAATGAATTTGTAAAAGACATGATAACTGATGCTTTTTCAACTCAAAGAAACGGACAATTAGATGTAAAACAAGTTTTGAAAATCACAAAATACAAAGTAAGGGTAGGCAATGAACTTTTTACGAAAGCCTGTGATTGCATTAGTGAAGCAATCAGAAGGCCATCATCAAAAACTTACTTTAGAATTTGGTTAAAAGATGAAAATGGTAAATATCAAAACATTGATTTAAACATCAGTAGTTTATAA
- a CDS encoding ATP-binding protein, whose protein sequence is MAKLTQIQKLEQIPAAIEAYLVENNTTQVALAKLAGIDKAYVNQIAKGNEAIGKAKIADKYYEAIAFAIGFKLEKTYWNHFNTFNFKQSIITFDNAREKKIRLGVDGDTGLGKSYAAGMYKRKYPTQVFLVKCSGIENSKEFAINLAIEVGVTTTGTKGAIVKRVCEKIKNLGNNPVLIIDEFENSKAGNIPTVKTIADELEGHAAVIVIGIDVQKMLLKGAERRKNGFVQTNRRWSFGWTNLDPSIGEDIECICNELGINNKPSQNWLKARVKDFDSLRNICITALEEAEKTNQEVTISLLNELFPL, encoded by the coding sequence ATGGCAAAGTTAACACAAATTCAGAAACTAGAGCAAATACCTGCAGCGATTGAAGCGTATTTGGTTGAAAACAACACTACTCAGGTAGCATTAGCAAAATTGGCCGGCATCGATAAAGCCTATGTAAATCAAATTGCAAAAGGAAATGAAGCTATCGGAAAAGCGAAAATTGCTGATAAATATTATGAAGCAATCGCTTTTGCAATTGGTTTCAAGTTAGAAAAAACATACTGGAATCACTTCAATACGTTTAATTTCAAACAATCCATTATCACTTTCGATAATGCACGTGAAAAGAAAATCAGATTAGGTGTAGATGGCGATACCGGACTTGGGAAAAGCTATGCTGCAGGAATGTACAAAAGAAAATATCCTACACAAGTATTCCTGGTTAAATGTTCAGGTATCGAAAACTCAAAAGAGTTTGCTATCAATTTAGCAATTGAAGTGGGTGTGACTACTACCGGAACCAAAGGCGCAATTGTAAAAAGAGTTTGCGAAAAAATTAAAAATTTAGGAAATAATCCAGTACTGATCATTGATGAATTTGAAAACTCAAAAGCCGGAAATATTCCAACAGTAAAAACCATTGCTGATGAATTAGAAGGCCATGCTGCAGTAATTGTAATTGGAATCGATGTTCAAAAAATGCTCTTAAAAGGTGCTGAACGTAGAAAGAATGGTTTTGTACAAACAAACCGTCGTTGGTCATTTGGTTGGACAAATTTAGACCCATCAATAGGCGAAGATATAGAGTGTATTTGCAATGAATTAGGCATTAACAATAAACCCTCTCAAAATTGGCTAAAAGCTCGTGTAAAAGACTTTGACAGCCTAAGAAACATTTGTATTACGGCACTTGAAGAAGCCGAAAAGACAAACCAAGAAGTTACTATTTCATTACTAAACGAACTTTTTCCATTATGA
- a CDS encoding integrase catalytic domain-containing protein yields MQLLPNDILIRNYKDGETLWVSQRLVLQVCQVTEEYLRTRARALFKKSVQKGYKYGDFLPNTGSAWRWGKVNGTFYYDYDCLPDRKPTHYRSTFGAKHELLQAYEALQSADKSSKQNQVKNAIQTQVNSFIDNTDITYYMYGAMVGFNQKQAEQMATGRAWCLWIIKQLYNDNFKLLGINKKQDFYQVCTDMLAPLELEGFKINSAAYLRNKVNEFSLSGDLKEQLNFFISGKYGNDNAQIVGKYPLVDETTGQIYQFDIHQAMMFHLYMNPGGSSKEYIRTLWERDYCEDVQEFDLQPIAYRTFCHHLTRFNKSILTAKARHGEDHYKKHVQTYVTTERLQYAHSLFAGDGSGTINYKYKKANGKWSTMKLYVILITDVASRHISGWSVSPKGDHKETTEMMQEAVKMAIEYGGKQTMFEFISDNHGAFTSKESKSFLNLAFNKVRTIEAGNSQANPAETQFRLFKRSLKDIKNFLSTSWGTGIEGQANPDHINIDDMPTYEDAIIQMHELVKRWNTTKLRDGVAPVERFAIKHPNCAPLEPVVMRYLFAKHTKVDVSYMRGYVNVYRTKGYSETEQFQFEIPQFGGAGTEIIAKATGYTTGAEVKVVWDEDFADLYTLDEKFIMTCPRSIGASQSHAETDETKSNALGHLKGRKAKQTEFIDDFEASLNEVINDLGYTHAIALGANKETYNENQINNENNNLKNTTKQRVNRDFNSSDWSA; encoded by the coding sequence ATGCAGCTTTTACCTAACGACATCCTAATTCGTAATTATAAAGACGGTGAAACCCTATGGGTATCGCAACGACTTGTATTACAAGTTTGTCAGGTAACGGAAGAATATTTAAGAACCCGTGCGAGAGCATTATTTAAAAAGTCAGTCCAAAAAGGTTATAAATATGGAGACTTTTTACCGAATACCGGTAGTGCGTGGCGTTGGGGAAAAGTAAACGGTACTTTCTATTATGATTATGACTGTTTGCCTGATCGTAAACCAACACATTACCGCTCAACATTTGGCGCAAAGCATGAGCTTCTACAAGCGTATGAAGCTCTGCAAAGTGCCGACAAATCAAGCAAACAAAACCAAGTTAAAAACGCTATTCAGACGCAAGTAAATTCGTTCATTGACAATACTGATATAACTTATTACATGTACGGTGCAATGGTAGGCTTTAATCAAAAACAAGCTGAACAAATGGCAACCGGACGTGCTTGGTGTTTGTGGATAATAAAACAATTATACAACGACAATTTTAAGCTTTTAGGAATTAATAAAAAACAAGACTTCTACCAAGTGTGTACTGATATGTTAGCACCGTTGGAACTGGAAGGATTTAAAATTAATTCTGCAGCTTATTTGCGTAATAAAGTAAACGAATTTTCTTTATCAGGAGATTTAAAAGAACAATTGAACTTCTTTATTTCTGGTAAATATGGAAATGACAATGCTCAAATTGTAGGCAAATACCCTTTAGTTGACGAAACTACAGGTCAGATATACCAATTCGACATACACCAAGCCATGATGTTTCATTTATACATGAATCCGGGCGGTTCGTCAAAAGAGTATATCCGTACACTTTGGGAACGTGACTATTGTGAAGATGTTCAGGAATTTGATTTGCAACCTATTGCATATCGTACTTTTTGCCATCATTTGACACGTTTTAATAAATCAATATTGACCGCAAAAGCTCGTCATGGTGAAGATCATTATAAAAAACATGTTCAGACTTATGTAACAACCGAAAGATTGCAATATGCACACTCATTATTTGCAGGTGATGGTTCAGGAACTATCAATTACAAATACAAAAAGGCAAACGGTAAATGGTCAACAATGAAACTATATGTGATTTTGATTACTGATGTAGCAAGCCGTCATATTTCCGGATGGTCAGTATCTCCTAAAGGCGATCATAAAGAAACTACCGAAATGATGCAGGAAGCTGTTAAAATGGCTATCGAATACGGAGGCAAACAAACTATGTTCGAATTTATATCCGATAATCACGGAGCCTTCACATCAAAAGAAAGTAAATCTTTCTTAAACCTTGCTTTTAATAAAGTAAGAACTATTGAAGCGGGTAACTCACAAGCGAATCCTGCAGAAACGCAATTCCGTTTGTTTAAACGTAGTTTAAAAGACATTAAAAACTTCCTTTCAACATCTTGGGGAACTGGTATCGAAGGTCAGGCAAATCCCGATCATATCAATATCGACGATATGCCAACTTATGAAGATGCAATAATTCAAATGCATGAATTAGTTAAGCGTTGGAATACTACGAAACTACGTGATGGTGTAGCTCCTGTAGAACGTTTCGCAATTAAACACCCTAATTGCGCACCGCTTGAACCTGTTGTAATGCGCTATTTGTTCGCAAAACACACGAAAGTAGATGTTAGTTACATGCGTGGTTATGTAAATGTTTATCGTACAAAAGGCTATAGCGAAACTGAACAATTTCAATTTGAAATACCACAGTTTGGCGGTGCGGGAACTGAAATTATTGCTAAAGCTACCGGTTACACTACAGGAGCTGAAGTAAAAGTGGTTTGGGATGAAGATTTTGCAGACTTATATACACTAGATGAAAAGTTTATAATGACTTGTCCTCGTTCAATAGGCGCTTCACAATCACATGCTGAAACTGACGAAACTAAATCTAATGCTTTAGGGCATCTGAAAGGCAGAAAAGCAAAACAAACTGAATTTATAGATGATTTTGAAGCTTCACTAAATGAAGTAATAAATGATTTAGGATACACTCATGCTATTGCGCTTGGAGCTAACAAAGAAACTTATAATGAAAATCAAATAAATAACGAGAATAATAACCTTAAAAACACGACCAAACAGAGAGTAAATAGAGACTTTAATAGCTCTGATTGGTCGGCTTAA